From Ignavibacteriales bacterium:
AAACAGGATCCCCATTACGTCGGGACGCTCGTCTTCTCTCTTCATTTTCACAGTTTCGCTTTCCTGGCCTTGACGCTCTTGCTGCTGCTGAGTCGAGTCCCCTTTCTGGCGCCTGTTACTCTGTTGGCCCCAATTGTACTGGCGATCTATCTCTATATGGGCATGAGGTCGGTGTTCGGCCAATCGCGGATTTCGGCCCTATGGAGAACGATCATCATTGGCGCTCTTCATGTCATCTCGGTGGCAGTGCTCTTTCTCGTGACCGTATTTGCAAGCGTAGTGGTTTTCTGATTGTTTGCTCTGCAATTTCCGGCGCATCGGCGTTGAAGCACAACACATTTATCGTTGGCAAAAGGCACGAACACAATGAACCGACATCATTCTTCATTCCGGTGCGTCCTTGGGATGCTCCTGATCTTCTCCATGCACATGGCAGCGCAAGTGCCTTCGGAAGGCCGTTTGCACAAGCACCTTGATTCCGGCGGGGCGTTGATGAGGGAGCAGGCGGCGTACGATGTTCTCTTCTACCGGCTGAAGCTCACTATCGATACGGCGACACGATCGATCTCCGGAAGCACGTTCATCCGCGCCATCGCTAAGGATACCTTGAGCGCGTTTGTCCTCGACCTCAGTGAGAACTACACGGTGGACATGGTCTCATGGCGGGGTCAACGGCAATACGGATATCCACTCTTGTACTCCCGCCCCGGCGGCAGACTCTGGATCACCCTCCCCTTTCTCGTACAACAGTCGGACACCATTTTGGTGGAAGTCTTCTACCGTGGCATACCAAAGGTCGCCGCAAACCCGCCATGGGACGACGGTTTCGTCTGGAAAAGGACGAAAACCGGCGAGCTTTGGGCCGGCGTGGCTTGCGAGGAAGAAGGCGGCGACGTATGGTGGCCGTGCAAAGACCATCCTTCGGATGAGGCTGACTCGGTCGCGCTGAGTTTCACAGTGCCATCCAGCCTGGTCTGCGTGTCCAACGGAAAGCTTCTCGGAACAGTCGACAATAGCAACGGGACGAAAACGTACCATTGGTATGTCGGTCAGACGATCAATAACTACAACGTCACATTCTACCTTGGACCCTATGTTCGAATCCCTGTCGATTACACCAGCGTGACGGGTGCAAAGATCCCCGCCGAGTATTGGTTCCTTCCCTACAACGTCGATTCAGTGAAGAAGATCATGCCGACATGGCTCAAGGACATACGCTTCCTGGAAGAGACCAACGGACCATATCCATTTCGGGCAGAGAAGTATTGCATTGTGGACGCCCCCTATGCCGGGATGGAGCATCAGACGAGTGTCGCGTACGGCGTCTATGGCGGGTCTCAATTCAATGCGAACTGGCAGGGATATGGTTTTGATTACATCCATCTCCATGAGTTAGCGCATGAATGGTGGGGGAATCTCGTTACGGCCAAGGACTGGAGCGACATCTGGATTCATGAAGGTTTCGCCACTTACATGTAGGCTCTCTTTGTTGAAAAACAAAGCGGCCTTGCGCGGTACAGGTCCTACATGGCAAGATTGAGACCAACGAGCATCACACGTCCCATCGCCCCGCCGCAAAGCGTCACAGCCCAGGTTGGGTTCCTCGGCAACGTCTATAACGGCGGTGCCTGGGTTCTTCACACGCTTCGCAATTATGTCGGCGATACAACGTTTTTCAGACTTCTTCGGCGCTGGGCATATCCCGATCCCGCGATGGAGAACCTCACCAACGGCAGGCAATGCCGCCTCGCAACGACCGAAGAATTCCGGCACATTGCCGAACAAGTTTCGGGCAGAACCCTGGACTGGTTTTTCACAGTCTATCTTCGGCAAGCAGGGCTTCCCCAACTGACAGTGGGACGAAAAGATACCTCCGTCACGTTGCGGTGGATCATTCCGAACAACATCGTTTTTCCGATGCCGGTCGAGGTGCAGGTCGGCTCGACGAGATTAATTGTTGATATGAGTTCCGGGACGGGAACGTTCTCTGTTCCCATCGGCGTTACGCCGACCATCGACCCGGATGCAAGAATATTCATGGCCTCGCCAAAGACAGTTTCGGTGGAAGAGTTGGGGGATATTATTCCGAAAACATTTGATGTATCGGTGTATCCAAATCCTTTCAACCCATCAACCACGCTGCAGATCGAGTTACCGAGGAAGACGCTCATCGAAGGCGAGATCGTTTCGCTTTCGGGCGAACAAGTGCTTCGGATTGAGAGCTCCTGGCATGAGGCAGGGACACATACCGTGACAGTGAATCTGGGCAATCACAGTTCGGGGGTCTATTTCGCGGTGATTCGAGGTGAAGGGCGAACGGTGACGAAGAAGCTCATGTTGGTGAAATGATTGTCGCTTGGTCCAAAAGACAAAGGAGCGTGCAGAGGATCCTCCGCACGCTCCTTTGCTGTACTGCCTTACGATCATTCAAATACTTTTTCCAGAACCTGATACCGTGCGTGCAGCGCTTCTTCCAGCTTCGCGAGTTCATCCTTCCCCTTCTTTGCTTTCACTGCCGCAGCAAATGCCTTCACGGATTCTTCAAGGTTTTTTCGAGCCTTGTTGAATTGCTCGGTTTTCGCTTCAAGCCGCTTCGGTAACGCGGCCCCGTTCAGTGCCACCATTTTCACACTCAGAGAATC
This genomic window contains:
- a CDS encoding T9SS type A sorting domain-containing protein; this encodes MARLRPTSITRPIAPPQSVTAQVGFLGNVYNGGAWVLHTLRNYVGDTTFFRLLRRWAYPDPAMENLTNGRQCRLATTEEFRHIAEQVSGRTLDWFFTVYLRQAGLPQLTVGRKDTSVTLRWIIPNNIVFPMPVEVQVGSTRLIVDMSSGTGTFSVPIGVTPTIDPDARIFMASPKTVSVEELGDIIPKTFDVSVYPNPFNPSTTLQIELPRKTLIEGEIVSLSGEQVLRIESSWHEAGTHTVTVNLGNHSSGVYFAVIRGEGRTVTKKLMLVK
- a CDS encoding M1 family metallopeptidase is translated as MNRHHSSFRCVLGMLLIFSMHMAAQVPSEGRLHKHLDSGGALMREQAAYDVLFYRLKLTIDTATRSISGSTFIRAIAKDTLSAFVLDLSENYTVDMVSWRGQRQYGYPLLYSRPGGRLWITLPFLVQQSDTILVEVFYRGIPKVAANPPWDDGFVWKRTKTGELWAGVACEEEGGDVWWPCKDHPSDEADSVALSFTVPSSLVCVSNGKLLGTVDNSNGTKTYHWYVGQTINNYNVTFYLGPYVRIPVDYTSVTGAKIPAEYWFLPYNVDSVKKIMPTWLKDIRFLEETNGPYPFRAEKYCIVDAPYAGMEHQTSVAYGVYGGSQFNANWQGYGFDYIHLHELAHEWWGNLVTAKDWSDIWIHEGFATYM